The genomic region CTCCGATATTCTCTCGACGCTGGAAACGAAGCCCACGTCTCTCTTGCTGATCCCCTACCCGCCCACCGTGGTGGATATGGGCCAGTATCTCTCCCGTTTTAAGGAGGCCGCCGATCTGGAGCGCTTGTGGATCGATTATGTCGGCGAATTGGTCCGCGAGGCCAAGGCCGATCCCACCCGCGAGGCGACCGTCGTAGCGATCGGCATCCATCCTTTCGTGGTGGGCACCCCGGCAGGTGCAGCGGCCCTGCGCCGTGTCCTGCAGGCCTTCCAGAAGGAGGATCTGGTTTGGCTCACCGATGTGGAAGCCATCCTGCGGGCATCCCCGTCCCAGCCATGATCGTGCGGACTGGCAAAGGTGATCCCTGACCCAATCGTTCGCCGCCTGGAGCTGACGGGCGCATAAGCCAAAATTAAGCTCAGGTCGAAACACCCCTTTGTACAATCGACTGTTGTGATATCGGCATGCCGGCGCTGCTTTGGCAGCGTCGGATCAAGGGCTGGCAGGGGGCAAGCAACGACATGGTCAATATCCACATTCATCATTTTACCGCCAGCGGTGCAGTCGTCGATGCCGAAGCGATGGAAGTGTTTCAGGCGCAATGGACGATCTATCAGAAGCTTGTCGATAGCGACGTCCTCAGTCACCGCGCTGTCGGCCGCATTTTGCACGATCATTTGGTCGAGCGATTTTCGGCGCCCTTCTCCTTTCTCGATATCGCCTGTGGCGACGCGAGCCTCACGAAGGCGGCGCTGTCCGGCACCCGGGTCAGCCACTATCACGGCATCGACCTCGCGGCACCGGCGATCGATCTTGCAGCGGCCAATCTTGCAAACGAGCCCTATGAGGTCGATCTCGACCATCGGGACTTCGTCGAAGCCATGGCCGATCGCCCCGCCCATGCCGATGCTGCGTGGTGCGGTCTTTCACTTCATCACTTGGTGACCGAGCAAAAGCTCGACCTCCTGCGCGAGATCCGCACTGCGATCGGCGACGGAGGTCTGTTCATGATCTATGAACCCACTCTCGCCTCGGGCGAGACGCGCGAGGACTATCTGGCCCGGACGTATCAGATCATCAATCGCAGATGGGATGGATTGTCGTCCTCTGAACTCCAGCAGATCTGGCAGCATATTCAATCGAACGACCTGCCGGAATCACCCGAATCTTGGCTTCGCCTGGGTCGAGAGGCGGGGTTCTCGAACGCGTCCGAACTGTTTACCGATCCAACCGATCTCTACCGGATGTTCCGCTACGAGGCGTGACGCGCTCTCCGCGACCGGACTTCTCTGCCGCTGCCGAATGGCTCTAAGGCAAGGAATTATCCGGCGTTTTATCGGGGGGACTGTCAGGAGACCGTGGCCGCGGTTCCGAAGATCGTGGTTGCTTGATGGGAGAAATATCCGCCATTCCCGTGCGCCAGGGCAATTTCCGGTGTCCCCGGCACTTGGCGCGCACCGCCTTGTCCTCTGAGCTGAACGCAGGCTTCCAATATGGCAAAGAGGCCGAACATCCCCGGATGCACGAAGGAGAGGCCGCCGCCACCGGTGTTGACGGGCAGCCGGCCCCCGGGGCCGATTGCGCCATCGGCGACGAAAGGCCCGCCCTCGCCCTTCTCGCAGAAGCCGAGATCCTCCAGGAAGAGGATCGGCAAGATGGTGAAGGCGTCATAGAGCTCGGCAACATCGACATCCGAAGGCGAAAGGCCGGCCATCTCGAAGGCACGAGCACCGCTTTCCACAGCTCCCGTCCGCGTCAATTCCGCCATCTGCGAGATGTCCCGGTGGCTGTGGGCCATTCCTGCACCGAGCAGATAGACGGGTGGCTGCTTCAGGTCGCGGGCACGGGCTGCCGAGGTCATCACCAGCGCGCCGCCCCCATCGGAGACGAGACAGCAATCGAGCCGCGACAGGGGATCGCTGACCATCGGCGAAGCGAGCACATCGGCAATGGTGAGGGGATCGCGTAGGGCGGCATCCGGGTTCCCCTGAGCCCACCGGCGCGCGGCGACCGCCACCTCCGCCATCTGGGATCGTGTCGTGCCATAGAGATGCATATGGCGCGCAGCCGCCATCGCATAGGCGCTCACCGGCATCGACGGCGCATAGAGAGCCTGCAGCGGATGCAGGTCGATCAATCCGTAGATGTCCCGTGAGCTGCGGGCATTGCTGCCATAGAGGATGAGAACCGTCTCGCACAGCCCGGCATCGATCGCCAAGGCCGACTGCAGCACATGCGACAAGAATGTCGATCCTCCCACCATGTCGGCATTCGACCATTTGGGGCTGATCCGCAACTGCTCGGCCATGGAGAGGGTGGGAAAGAAGTGATAGAAGGTGCTGGCGCACAGCCCGTCCACATCCTTCAGCGCAAGGCCTGCATCGGCCAAGGCGCGCTCGGCTGCCATGGCCGCAAGTTCGATCGGCGACCAGCCGGGAGAGGAGCCAAGCCCGGCATAGCCCAGGCCGACGATGGCTGTCTTGCCACGCAACGATGTCATCAGCACATTCTCATGTCGGTTCGGGATAGAAGACGACGAGGGGTTGGTTTGTCTCGGGTGCCCATGATGGCGTCTCGATCCGGGCAACCACCGCCATGCCGATCGTGACCGCCTCTGGCGCGATCCCCAGCACCCGCGTCAGCAGTCTCGGGCCCTCCTCCAGCTCTACGATGGCGGTGTTGAAGTCCCCGCCATGTTTCGCAGGCCTGCGGACGGTGGTCGT from Rhodoligotrophos appendicifer harbors:
- a CDS encoding class I SAM-dependent methyltransferase, with the translated sequence MPALLWQRRIKGWQGASNDMVNIHIHHFTASGAVVDAEAMEVFQAQWTIYQKLVDSDVLSHRAVGRILHDHLVERFSAPFSFLDIACGDASLTKAALSGTRVSHYHGIDLAAPAIDLAAANLANEPYEVDLDHRDFVEAMADRPAHADAAWCGLSLHHLVTEQKLDLLREIRTAIGDGGLFMIYEPTLASGETREDYLARTYQIINRRWDGLSSSELQQIWQHIQSNDLPESPESWLRLGREAGFSNASELFTDPTDLYRMFRYEA
- a CDS encoding acetyl-CoA acetyltransferase; the encoded protein is MTSLRGKTAIVGLGYAGLGSSPGWSPIELAAMAAERALADAGLALKDVDGLCASTFYHFFPTLSMAEQLRISPKWSNADMVGGSTFLSHVLQSALAIDAGLCETVLILYGSNARSSRDIYGLIDLHPLQALYAPSMPVSAYAMAAARHMHLYGTTRSQMAEVAVAARRWAQGNPDAALRDPLTIADVLASPMVSDPLSRLDCCLVSDGGGALVMTSAARARDLKQPPVYLLGAGMAHSHRDISQMAELTRTGAVESGARAFEMAGLSPSDVDVAELYDAFTILPILFLEDLGFCEKGEGGPFVADGAIGPGGRLPVNTGGGGLSFVHPGMFGLFAILEACVQLRGQGGARQVPGTPEIALAHGNGGYFSHQATTIFGTAATVS
- a CDS encoding Zn-ribbon domain-containing OB-fold protein, giving the protein MNHPFDQPGPVDHYLKHLANGQFKLQRSKRSGEYLYYPRAFTEGIASDDLEWSEVTGRGTVYATTTVRRPAKHGGDFNTAIVELEEGPRLLTRVLGIAPEAVTIGMAVVARIETPSWAPETNQPLVVFYPEPT